The Hornefia porci genome contains the following window.
ATGCGCATGAATGTGTTCTTTGGTTTTTACAAACATCGGACGTGTTTCCAGAGTGCCTTTCATTTCATGGAACTGATCCTCAATTCTGGAAAGACCGTGATATTTATCAATGACTTCCTGCGGGTCCATGCCCAGTTCACTTGTTCTAAGCTGGTAATATCCCATGAGTGAGGTGTACTGTTCCAGTTTTGTTTCATCGATCATTGCAAGCAGTTTATCGGAATCCAGAATCTCTCCGGTATCCTTGTTCACGACGTCTTTTGACAGGAATCTCCTCAGACTTCTGGCCTGTGCATGGGTGACACGAAAAGATGACGGACTGTCCTTCAGTTTCCTGATAAAGTCAAGGAACTTCCTGTGTTCGGCAACATCGCGGGCATAGAATTTTCTGCTCCAGTAAACGACGGATTTCTGCTGAATTGTCCGGATATTCCCCTCCGCATCCCGGACTTTCCTTGTAATGATACGGGATTTGAATTTGAAATTGTCATCCACAACGGTATATCCATCCTGATCCAGTGTCCATTCTACGTCATTTTTCGTTGATTTTTTCAGGCTCTTGCTGATGATGTAACCGTTGCCGTCATCCAGAAGGCGGCACATAATCGGTCCTGTGCAGATCCCTTTGTCTGCGATAAATATGGATCTTCCGGAAAACCCCAGTTTCGTAACGGTTTCATCATATGTCGGAACAGCCGTCTGATGGTCCAGGGTATTTCCGGGAAACAGATTGATGGAAATGGGAATGCCGTTGCGATCAAGGAACATCGCCATCTGGACAATCGGTTGCTTCCTCTGCTCCTTGCAAACACCGTTCTGCCGTATGCCTTTGCCAATGATGTTGCCGGCTTCATCTTCTTCCTCAGGATCAGGATCACCAATCTCAAAGTAAAAATTCGTTACATCGTAGAACAGAAGAGAAGTATCTCTGCCCATACCTTTCATGATGGACGAATTAATTCTCTGCATGATTTTAAAGCGATTTTCATAGACGACATCTAATGTGTCATAGACATGATAGACATAAGAGTCATCCTTGACCAATGGTACATAGTAGTCATCATTCTCGCGGGCAGTAGCAAATTTCGAAGCCGGACGGCAGATTCTTCCGTAGACCAGAAGCCGCATGTAATTTGCAAGATCGTAGGTGATTCTGGAGTTATGCTTGATCGTTGCCATGAGGGAAGCCAGTCCGAGGTCATGAAAAATCGGATCCAGAAGGATCTGCGCACACATACGCGGATGTGCATACTCTCGTAGAAAGAGTTCAGTTGAATCTGACAGCCCATGTTTAGAAGGCACCAAAGGCTCATTGCAGTAAGGAAGCAGCGAATCAATTAAAGGTTTCCCGTCTTTAAAAGACTGCTTCAGTCGTCTGACATAGTCCGGCTTACCATCATCAAAACGAGATAAAGGACCGATCGATAGTTCGGTATGCTTGTAGGAAGTGATTTTGGAAGGATCTTTTTTTGAAGGTCTGCGAACACTTCGAACAAGTCTGAGATAAGGAATTCCGTTATTATTGTAGCATTCAACGAACATAGTCACCTCCGTTACATACCTATAACTCTATATATAATTATATCACAAACGCAAGAAAAAATCCAGCAGAAATACTGGATTTTCAATGTTTTTTTATGTATTTTTAGTTTGTTTTTACCTCTTCAAGTGGCAAAGTCGGGTCGTTCCCGGTTCCGGTCCTCCGGCGTCCGCTTCCCGCGGCGCAACCCCGTCACCGTCCTGATTTAACCCTACTTTAGCACATGCGACTATAAAAATCAAGTATTTCCCCAAATAAATTATATTTTTTTGTTGTTTCTTCACAAAACCCTTTCACGATGTTTTCTTGTATACACCAGTACCTTTGTGATATAATAAACTTATAAAGGATGGAAACAAACAATGACATATGAGAATGCTGTTCGGATCCCGCAGCTGTCTCCCGTCTACAGGACGGTCGAGCACCGGGATTTCCGCGAGCTGCTTCAATACGCAGCAGATACATACGGGGATGACTGCGCGTTCATCCTGAAAGAAAAACGCGCGACGAAAACCAGTCCCGCCGAATACCGGAGAATCAGTTTCCGGGAGCTGAAGCGGGACGTGGACGCCTTCGGAACCGGGCTCCTGAAATCCGGACTGGCCGGCAAGCGCTTCGCCATTATCGGCAAGAACCGCTATGAATGGCTTGTCAGCTACTACGCGGTTCTCTGCGGACTGGGAATCTGCGTTCCGCTGGACAAAGGACTGCCCTGCGAGGAGCTGGTCTCCTCTCTGGAGCGAAGCCGGTGCGACGTCCTGATCTTTGACCGTGATCACAGCTCTCTGGTCCGCCGGGCGGCAGAAAGCAGCGAACTCTCTGTGGAAACGTTCATCTGCATGGATGACTCGGACTCCTCGGAACCGTTTCGCTGGATCCTGGACAAAGGCTATCTGGCGCTGGAAAACGGGGATACGGACTATTCCCGTCTTCCCATCGATCCGCAGG
Protein-coding sequences here:
- a CDS encoding IS1634 family transposase; the protein is MCAQILLDPIFHDLGLASLMATIKHNSRITYDLANYMRLLVYGRICRPASKFATARENDDYYVPLVKDDSYVYHVYDTLDVVYENRFKIMQRINSSIMKGMGRDTSLLFYDVTNFYFEIGDPDPEEEDEAGNIIGKGIRQNGVCKEQRKQPIVQMAMFLDRNGIPISINLFPGNTLDHQTAVPTYDETVTKLGFSGRSIFIADKGICTGPIMCRLLDDGNGYIISKSLKKSTKNDVEWTLDQDGYTVVDDNFKFKSRIITRKVRDAEGNIRTIQQKSVVYWSRKFYARDVAEHRKFLDFIRKLKDSPSSFRVTHAQARSLRRFLSKDVVNKDTGEILDSDKLLAMIDETKLEQYTSLMGYYQLRTSELGMDPQEVIDKYHGLSRIEDQFHEMKGTLETRPMFVKTKEHIHAHLLICMIALIMVRLIQRKYLLKNPRSKNDGRNWTYGISGRRVQEALQKWGVVPMGDDSYWFANADTEDVLKILDAFDLKIPKKLYSDGEIRKLKKQIKTF